AAAGCGGTGCTTTTTCAAGGCCTTTTACCTTGACGTTAAGCTGTTCCCACTCGTGTTTTTCAAGATTTCCGGTACGGAGTTTTTCTGAAGACAGGCCAGTTTCAGAAGAGATCAAACGGGTGATCAACTGTACCGAAGACATTTCCAGGGAGAAAAAAGCCACGGGGATATTTTGCCCTACCGAAATATTTCGGGCCATAGACAGCGTTAAGGCCGTTTTACCCATACCGGGACGGGCCGCGACAATAATCAAATCACTGGGCTGCCAGCCGGAAGTGAGCTTATCGAGCTTTTCAAAGCCTGAAGGAATCCCAGAAAGACCCGATTTATTGGAGATTTCCTGAATTTTTTTCTTTGCCTGCATCACAAGGTCCTGCGCAGTTTCCGAAGATCTTTTGATATTCCCCTGGGTTACCTCATAGAGTTTGGATTCTGCGGTGTCTAAAAGGTCAAAAACGTCGGTGGTTTCATCGTAAGATTCTTCAATGATCTCGTTTGAGATCTTTATAAGGCTACGCTGAATATATTTCTGAAGAATGATCCTTGCATGAAACTCAATATGTGCCGAAGAAGACACTTTTTGAGTGAGTTGAACAAGGTAAAAATCACCTCCCACCTGCTCCAGTTTCTGATCTTTTCGCAATTGATTGGAAACCGTTAATAAGTCGACCGGTTCAGAATTCTCGAACAACTTAAAAATGGCTTCAAAGATATACTGGTGGGCAGATTTATAGAAAACATCGGGATGCAAAATATCGATGATCTCGTCAACTCCTCTTTTATCGATCATCATTGCACCAAGCACAACTTCTTCTAAATCAACAGCTTGAGGCGGAAGCTTCCCTTTCTCGAGATTGATCACATTCCCGGGATTGAAATTAAAATTTTTAGGGGCTTTGACTTTTTCCATGTTACGAAAGTAGAGAAATAGAGTATAGAATTTGGCCGTAAACGGCCTTACTTAGTTCACAGGTTATGAACATTTTAACTGTTAACAACTTAGTTTATTTTGTTGATAAGGCCAAA
This Salinimicrobium tongyeongense DNA region includes the following protein-coding sequences:
- the dnaB gene encoding replicative DNA helicase; the encoded protein is MEKVKAPKNFNFNPGNVINLEKGKLPPQAVDLEEVVLGAMMIDKRGVDEIIDILHPDVFYKSAHQYIFEAIFKLFENSEPVDLLTVSNQLRKDQKLEQVGGDFYLVQLTQKVSSSAHIEFHARIILQKYIQRSLIKISNEIIEESYDETTDVFDLLDTAESKLYEVTQGNIKRSSETAQDLVMQAKKKIQEISNKSGLSGIPSGFEKLDKLTSGWQPSDLIIVAARPGMGKTALTLSMARNISVGQNIPVAFFSLEMSSVQLITRLISSETGLSSEKLRTGNLEKHEWEQLNVKVKGLEKAPLFIDDTPSLSIFDLRAKARRLASQHGIKLIVIDYLQLMTAGGSQKGGNREQEISTISRNLKALAKELNVPVIALSQLSRAVETRGGSKRPLLSDLRESGAIEQDADIVSFIYRPEYYKIEEWDDEERSPTEGQAEFIVAKHRNGGLENIRLKFLGHLGKFDNLDDFDSPSEFHSKMNDNDSGDFGFNTSHFPSANEAFGSSMNDDLNDDDSDVPF